In the Zingiber officinale cultivar Zhangliang chromosome 5A, Zo_v1.1, whole genome shotgun sequence genome, ccaacatctagtcaaccatgacttgttggtacataagacctagcatccggtcacccttgaccagctaggactctctcaccaagtgtctggtcaatccctttgacccacttggacttttctcttcttgccaagtatccggtcagtccctctgacctacttggacttttctttctcgtgccaagtatccggtcaatccctttgacctacttggactctcaccaaatgtctggtcaaccttgacccatttggatttctcttgcctagcttcactcgccaggactttcccaattgcctagcttcactcactaggtctttcacctggcttcactcaccagaattttcctcctgcctagcttcactcactaggacttcccaattgcctagcttcactcactaggtctttcacctggcttcactcaccaggatttttctcctgcctagcttcactcactaggacttcccagtcaagtatccggtcatccttgacctacttgactcttcttcaatcaaccttgcattgtcaaacatcgaaactcaaaccaagactcaagcttggtcaaccaggtcaaccttgacctgagggatgttgcaccaacacctagTTTAGGGTAAAAATCAAAATCgatatctcacaaaaattataaggtgacttgtatgtgttttagtatacattagatacaagtgagatgttagaatgacgaacaagactcaagatgttgatttagtgcatccatttgcaagtcatgtgcatttagcccaaagaatatggttgtaaattggtttttgaaaataatttcaaaatgtttttggaaaaccttgatgaagattatctttagatagtaatcaccattaaaagttagacacaaactagagaaaatcattgaagttttcaagagtttccgactttgtgtcaatatttataaatgagatgtattttcttacaaaattatttttccctgataaagtatgttttaaataatgtctacatgaattttcatgatttttgaaattttgtagaattatttagagatttttgaattttgactaAAATTTGATTTCAGGAAATCAaaaacccaatcgatcggtcgatcgattgggttgttcaatcgatcggttaatcgattgAACTAAGGTCTTCTATGAACAGAAGCCCGCaaaatcgatcaatcgatcgattaaaCCCCACTTGGATCGATCAGTTAATCAATTCACGTGCATTTTCTACAAACAGAAGTTCGaggaattgatcagttgatcgattgaaagacTTCAATTGATTGAGTCTCAACTTAAATCGATTGGAAAAGATAATTTTTGGCTGAAATGGTCTGATTTCAGTCCATTAAACCACGTTTAGTCGTGTTAACCATCCTAAACCCTAAGAAATTCATTTACgaacatttaagggtagttttcttggTGAAAACATGATTGAATTGGTTAAAGAAGATTAAGTtggagtttaggatgaggtttagtttcattattaaattttagacctcaaaactttaaattttaggtTTCATAAAGTCTTataaattccaagtcattgttggtgtaatgatagaAATTTAGAGCATATTTTGAGAGGGAGTTACTCCTTAAAGATATGTAATTATCCTTAATGAAACCAGGGAGGTTGAAAACCTTCATTATGATTagtgctcaaggttgagcattagaAAACAATGAAAGATTGAATATCTTTATTATTTGAGTATAAATGCTTTGGGATGAGCATTGAATGatggattaatgctcaagggtgagcattgagcatgagtgaggttgtgaacaatctGAAGATAACTTTTCAGGGGAGAGTTtctgatgtgtgccaaagggagaGAATGTAGAGTTTataatgtaggatttaagttagaaaattctcCATGTTCTCAGGGGAGACTATGAAACCCTTGattaagggggagaatgaaggaaaccgtCACTCTGCTTTAGCATGAAGAAGAAATTAAGATTATGAGATTAGTCTAATTTAAACGTATTGTTAAATATCAAAatgggggagattattggtgcaattttcctaggtcaaggttgactaagcttgagttggctcaaacttgagtcttgatgtttaacaATGTCTGAAGATTACAAGTGCAATTGCTCGTTTGGGGAGATTTTTGGAGCAATTCCCTTCTGGTTAATGTTTGACCAGGTTTGTATGAAGAAGagtaaagtaggtcaaggttgattggatacttgactgagaagtcttaACTGAAGTTTAGGcagagtgaaagacctagtgagtgaagctatgtagatggaaatcttggtgagtgaagccaggtgaaagccctagtgagtgaagctaggcagtgtggaaagtcctgatgagtgaagctaggcagatgaaaatcctggtgagtgaaaccaggtgaaagtcttagtgagtgaagctaggcggtgaggaagtcctggtgagtgaagccagatgcttggaaatctaggtgggtccagggtgatcggacacctggtgtttggaagtccaagtggattatggaggaccgaacacttggcacaagacagTAACtacaaatgggtcaaggttgaccggacacttgacacgtagagaaaagtccaagtgggtcaaaggattaaccagacacttggtgacgaagtcccagcaggtcaagattgaccagaaaCTAGGCAtgaaggagtcccaacaggtcacggttgaccgaatgttgggttTGAGACTCTAAATTTGAGTTAGTCAAGTTATGGTtagtcaatcgatcgactgaaccagagtccaatcgatcaaccgatcaattgagactatgccaatcgatcagccgatcgattggaggcagcTCGTGCGAAGAGTACAGagtgctccccaatcgatcagccaatcgattgcgaTATCGAGCCGATTGATTAGAGGCAGCTCGCGCGAAGAGCACAGAGTGCTCcctaatcgattagtcgatcatTTGGGATACTCCAATCAATTAATTGGGGCTTGATTTCTCACGAGATTGTGAGATagactgaatcgatcggtcaattgaTTCTTATTTGGTCTgcgagagcatagaggcgctttgaatcaatcggtcgatcgatcaaagtctcctcaattgattggtcaatcgattgagatatgacCGTTGCGTAGGATGCATGTTTGGATGGCTAGGATCATTAGGATCTCACATGGCAATCGATTGCATAGGAGGCTCAATCGATTGGTAGACCTTGATCGCAGAATATAAAGTTGACAGTGTGTTCAAATGAAACAGTGCTGACACATGATCTCCTCCACTACTGTTCAACAGACCTAGAGCtttggaagacaagtgttgttgcactttccaactagtctagaggcatctacaagctagagagatcaagcaagaaggttttcACTTGTATTAtcatgtatttacttcttgttttaaGCTGTATGCTTGTGTGAGTCTGTACGAGATTTTTTCACCTTCGGATTGTTCCAAAaaagagtgtttttattagtagaGAGTGTGCTTATATATGAATCCTTGAATTCAACACCTCTTCTTGAGACAGATACTAAATAAATCCTTCATATTAGTATTGGGGAGTTTTGCTCTATACATTGTAATAGCATCTATGAAATAAGCAAATGAGCAACTATTCATCCTCTCCTTCTGTAGCTCCGAAATGACCCAAAAGAATTTATAAGTGCATCTTGTTTATTAGGATTTATCTGTGTTTTCGATTTATTAAATGGTTCGGTTCGGGTTTATAGATTAATTGGATTGTAAAACTCGATAtctgaattattttaaaaaataaaatcggaTGAGAACAGTAATATTTAAAAACGATAATTAGATGTCACGGCGCACTGTCTATTTCTTATACTTGGAATATTTAcattttaatcattttttaaaaatatcttataAGATTTTATTTGCGTGTcaaaatttctgaaaaaaaaaaggaaattaagTGTTTGTGAGAAAATTTGATGTTTTCCATAGTGGAGTTTATTTATACAAAATCAATTAAACAAATaagtaaattaataaataagtttTATCTATAATACCAAGTTTATTAATCAACtaaataaacttaaaaatataataaataaataaactaataaaataaacttaaatggAGGATTCGAAAATATTTAAACCAATTAAGCTCATAAATAAGATTAAACTGAACACTATTTTATAACTAATCTGGCTGAATTTGCTGACTATCCTAGTTAGAAgatcattatatcataagttgaaAGAATGCTTCcacttaaaaataaataaataaatattatttattatatttttttattaaaagaatttatttaagtatagactaAAATTGCACGTAGTGGTTTTTTGCCAAGAAACCACAGTTCCGTACAAGCTTTTCTTTAAAATCTCCGTAGAACCGTTTGATTCGGACGGAATTAAAATCCGACcgttaataattgattaatgacAAAGAGCGGACAAGATTTGACTCCAGTGGAATCGAATAACTGTAAAGAGGCTTTTACGAGAAAAAACAAACAGAGGGGTAGTTGCGGCTCCACTTCTCGCCTCCGACTTGTTTGATCTTGAATCCCCTGTCGAAGATGTCGGTCATCGTCATCGACCAGCGAGCCCCGATCTTCACCGTCGCCATCAACTACTTCACCGTCCAGACCACCGTCACTTGCCGCGCAATCGACGTCGAGAGGTGGATCATCCAAATCCTCCAAAAGCACCGCAACCACCTCCACGGGCTCGTTGTCGGCCTGGACGTCGAGTGGTGTGGCGACAGAAGCATCCGAAACCGCGTGTCTGTCCTCCAGATCTGCGTCGGCTTCCGTTGCCTCGTCTTCCAAGTTATCCACGCGGACTTATTTCCCCCGAATCTCATCTCCTTCCTCATCGACCGGCGTTTCATATTCGTCGGCGTCGCGATCCTAAACGATGCCGAGCGGATCGCCCGAGGCTTGAACCTCCTCGTGGGCAACACCGTCGACCTGCGTGCCCTCGCCGTGCATAAGATGCGGCGGGTAGATCTGTGGCATGCGGGGCTCCAGCAGCTCGCGGCGGAGGTATTGAGGTTGCAAGTGGTAAAGCCGTATGCAGTCACCATGAGCAACTGGGAGAACTACAGGCTTAGTAATGAACAAATTGCCTATGCCTGCGCCGACGCCTTCCTCTCCTTCGAAATCGGGAAGCGCCTCCTCATTGGATAATTCTGATTCTTCTGAAAATGAGGGTAGAAATCACAACCGACTTACTTTTTTTTAGCTACTTTTCTTGAATGCTCGCCTTCTTTTTGTTAAAATTAGGGTTTTAAGAGGCTTAATTTTGATCTTGCGTGTCTCTTGAATTCTACAACTGATTCTTGAAATTTGGTGGGATTGCAAATCGTTGTCTTAAAATTTATTGGGGAACGAACCAGGGTGGCCTTTGTGCAGGCCTTTGTTTCGTGCTATATGCTCGGTTCTATGATTGCCTCGTCTTAATGCCTGACCTCAGAATACAGAATGCTCTGCTTTTAGGCTTTTTAAGACTATCGCAGAGTGCATGATATGCTGGTAAAATTGGATTCTAGTGCAACCTTCTCTTTTGGATTATATAACTTACAGTGTTGGTAATTTACGGCGCATCCATCCTTTCACCAGTTAGAAATTTAGCTAATGAGTTGCCTTTAAGTTTGGATAGActatttagatttagttttgttAGGAAGTTATTTTGCATTGTAaataaaatttggagattttatGTACAGAATTGATTTTAAAGGTGAACTATTTTTTTCGGTTAATTATTGTTGTCGTTCTGTTCGGTCcaatgtttttattggttttgcTGGTATGAAAGTTGTTTCGGATAAAATACCGTGGACAGTCAAACTACTAGTCAACGGAGAAGCTGAAGTGTAAGCTCTAAAGATCGCAGGCGATGGAGGCGAACAAGCCTGAAACGCACTTCCAAAAGAAGGTTAAACTGGCCGTGGGATGGATCTAAGGTCATCTTGATGCTCAAGTTAGAGTTTCCTTTGAGATGATGCATAGACAGTGAGCTAGAAGAAAAGAATCTTGTGGCGTTTTGCAAAAAATGTAACCCCCCACACCACGTGTTAGCTAAGTGAGCATCTAGAGAACTGAGTTTGACAACCACATAATTGTCGAACCATTCTTAAGATGCTACGCATCTAAGAATTTTGTCCATGCGTCTCAGAATATTCATCACTACTGCTAGTGCTAGTGAGTCCATACATAAAGCAAACATATTTCAAGAATAGGGAAAGTGACATTAGTACGAAGTGACATTAAAGAAGATGATGTATAGCTTTATTCGAAATGAAGATGTTAGCGGTTGAGGCTAAGGTGAAGTTGTCGCCTAAGGTGACAGGGCAGATTGAGACAACGTCTGACACCGAGGTAGAGTTTGAGATTAAGATAGAGCTTGATGCCGAGATGAAATCCGAGATTGTGATGGAGGTTGACACTGAGATGGAATCTGAAAACCAAATGGAATCCGAGATTGAGATGAAGTCTAACGCCGAAATGAAATATGAGACTAAGCTGGAATCTGAGAGTGATAGAGGTTGATAACTTAATGGAATCTGAGATTGAGATGAATCAGAGGTTTAGATGGAACCCGAGACTAAGATGAAATTTGAGACCGAGATAAAATCCTAGACTGAGATGGATTCTGAGACTAGTTCCTTGGTCGGACCTAACCTGGAGAGAAGATCAGCATGCCCGACCTTATTTGAGATAAGTTGATTGTCTTTTGAATCAAGTCTGATCCATCTCGACTTTGACAGATAAATCATTCTAGATATTAATCCAAATGTCACGTAAGTACATAAATGAAACCTCCACATCAACAGTGATTTAGTTGGACAAGAGAATTAGCGTTAATTTAGGTTTTACAAGTTTATTAATCACTCTAAGGAAATGTGTGTGTCTAGCAAAAGATATGTCTGATATTGCACACCGTCTCAACTCTTGTCGAACACGAGTAGATCAGACACGTCCGGGAGGATCAAAGGAAAGCTCACTAGCTGTGGGTTTCACTCAATGACTCGAAACAGCACCATaccgtattattattattattattattattattattattatagattaATTCACGATaacaataatatttaaaaatcatcCTAAATTAAACGAACAGCACTCTAGACAGCACGTTCCAATCATAATGAGCTGCCCCGTATCGTCTTATTTCTATTCGCACTAGGGTCTGCCACAAACTCCTCCGGGAGAAGACAAAGTTGTGAATCAGCACGGCGATTCgctatataaaaatagaaataagcGTGAGCTTCGGCTTCCTTTTCTTCGTTAATCTATAATAATCAGCTAGCCCATGCAGGTACGTACGCGCATTGACTCTGATAATTTAAGCAAGTCGGTGAATTTTAAATTAAGCTAGGGCGATTAATTAACAAGGTCTAAGAGTGGTTCTAGTACAAATCAGCAATTATGTATTCAAATGAGATTATCGACACTCTTGAGTGGCTGGCTCCGCAAGGTCGCCTATTAATTAGGGTTTCTGGGAGTTCATCTTCGCTCTGTATACAGTGTCTCAGAGAGAGGAAAAGAAAGAACTAGAGTTGTGTTTTGGGCATATATAAAGCATGATCTATCAATCAAAAATGCTACAACCTTAAGATTAAATTTAGAACATTTGATAATGACTAAATAATATTATCAAATTTTCTTGTTTCACTAATGAACGACAAAGTCAATGCATTGTATCAATTCCAAATAGTACAAGTCGTGTTCCCTGATGAGCAAGTTGATCGACCAACCGCGATGTAAAATTGACAGTTCACACTAAATGCAGGATTGAGAAAGATCAATTCTCTTGTCACCCAGCATAGTCTCTCACAGACAAACAAAAATTAAACTGGTGGATCGATAATAAATGCACCTGGTATTGAAGAATGATCACACCAAATATGAACAGCAGTGGGGACAAATCTGGTATTAAAGGCCACAGTGAATTAGGATGAAACAATTTGGTGTAACCAAAGAATATCGAAACAGTTGCATCTGGTATTAAAGTACAGAGCTCTTTGGAAGGGTTTAGACACCATACAAATTAGGTATGGCCCTATGGGTTTCCTTCTGTATTTGCTTCATTGAATTCTGATACGTAGTTACACTAGCTATAGGAAGGAAGATAATCAGTGAGTTCCTTATCTGTGTGACATTCCCAGAAAAgaaattaatatatttatctcTGTCTGTCTccaaaacaaataataataataataataatgtagaTACGAAAGATGACCTAAAAGCATCAAGATCAAAGTTGTCGTCTAGCCTGAATTCCCACCATGCAAAGCAAAAGTACTGACCAAGTTGCAGCTCACCAACAAAGCTTCAAAAGCTCTccattcaattcaattcaattcaatgaTCACCGAAAGAAGCACAAGAACGGCAAAAGAGAGCAGATAGAATGTTGAAAACCAAGTGATGGGAAGAAAAGGCATGTGCCAGTGTAAAGATAAATGTATATAAAGTGCATTTCAATATATCAGATAATTAAACCAAGTAATTATAAAGTAATTAGTGTTCTAGTCATCGTGTACAGAGAGATCTAATGAAAGCTGGGGTGGCAGCAAAAAAGTACAATATCATTCAGTGTACAATATCATGGACGTTGAGAATACTCTATTCGACTGATCAGGTCAGAGAAAAAAACACAAGCTCCTAAAAGGAGAGAGAAATAAAATCGAAGACGAAAAAAAAGCAGCATTTTTTTTAGGGGAAGCCGATTTGTACGTACCGTTAAGCGTTAACAAGATCATCATCTCTACAGTTCGTCGCTCTTCCTTATCTCCGATGGTATCAAATCCTGTAGCAGCCCGTGGTCCCTGGACGACGCTTCTGCCTCCGCCGCCGTCCGATTGCTGAAGGCGTTGTGGGTCAACGGGGGCAGAGGAGGAACGGCGGCGGCGGGGCGGAAGTCAGGCAGTGTCGCCGGAGAAGGATGGAGGTAACTTCCGAGAATCGGGAGGCTGAGACCCATGGACGGAAGCACGCTGAGTCCGATCGGCGGCGGTGGCGGTGGCGGGATCAAGAGGGGTTGATGCGCGTGGCCGCGTGGGAGGATGGGGCTGGGGTGGGTGTGCTGCCCTTCGTAGGTCGTCACCACCACCGCGGGGTCCTCCGACGACCGCTCCACCCGCTTCTTCACGCCGCAGGTGGCGCTGGTGCAACGGTAGTAACTCCTGCGCCAATGACGATCGTACCCCTATCATTGTCTCCAAATTACAAAGAGAAAAGCACGATAGTGGCAGGGGGGAGTAAATAACCACCTCGGGTAGGGGCTGTTCTTGACGGCCTTTTGTCCATACTTGCGCCACCGGTAGCCGTCCTCCAAGTGGTCGACCTCGCTCCGCGTCTTGAACGCGAATCGTGGACCCTTTTGACGCTTTTGCCCTTTCTTCTTCCCGCCTTCCTCCTCCCTGCATCAGTATCCCCATTCCAAAAACgcatttcaaattccaattcgcCGTTAAATTAATCATCGCACCTCACCAATCCATACGCCTTACGCTTTACTGGTCTTCTGCTGTTGCTCCGATCCCTCATCTCcggcggaggcggcggcggcgggagAAGTGGTCAAAGCTCTGATCGCCGTGGCCGCCTCGGTGGAGGACGACGTCGAGATCGACGATGGGGTCGCAGGGATGTTTCCGCCGTCCGGTGGCTCCGCTCCCCGCCCAGCAGCCGGCGGCAGGTGATCGAATAATAAAGGAGGGGGAGTGTGGTAGAGATCCCGTA is a window encoding:
- the LOC121983251 gene encoding Werner Syndrome-like exonuclease; this translates as MSVIVIDQRAPIFTVAINYFTVQTTVTCRAIDVERWIIQILQKHRNHLHGLVVGLDVEWCGDRSIRNRVSVLQICVGFRCLVFQVIHADLFPPNLISFLIDRRFIFVGVAILNDAERIARGLNLLVGNTVDLRALAVHKMRRVDLWHAGLQQLAAEVLRLQVVKPYAVTMSNWENYRLSNEQIAYACADAFLSFEIGKRLLIG
- the LOC121981837 gene encoding probable WRKY transcription factor 48, whose protein sequence is MTEKPEEEMEASSTVAASSIQPPFSSQTSSVFPFVGDLFDADGGDTDSLGFLELLGLRDLYHTPPPLLFDHLPPAAGRGAEPPDGGNIPATPSSISTSSSTEAATAIRALTTSPAAAASAGDEGSEQQQKTSKAEEEGGKKKGQKRQKGPRFAFKTRSEVDHLEDGYRWRKYGQKAVKNSPYPRSYYRCTSATCGVKKRVERSSEDPAVVVTTYEGQHTHPSPILPRGHAHQPLLIPPPPPPPIGLSVLPSMGLSLPILGSYLHPSPATLPDFRPAAAVPPLPPLTHNAFSNRTAAEAEASSRDHGLLQDLIPSEIRKSDEL